A single Thermosynechococcus vestitus BP-1 DNA region contains:
- a CDS encoding ABC transporter ATP-binding protein/permease: MSQPTHRFDARVWGQFLRIAQPYFFPRDRWGSSVIFILLLFLVIALMFGFLFGLTAAITFGLNALAPELMGQIAGGLMEMIQSLWAQPLSRSLLLGTVIVPLGVFALLRQPLLLRWQAWALLGLLLMLSLSVSGLNVIISFVGRFFQTALAEKNAETYWRFLFVYAGVFVVGTPIVVIYRYVREYLGLRWRDWLTRHFLDRYFQNRAYYTIENQGEIDNPDQRITEDVRSFTQTSLQFLLIILGEIIDLIAFSGILWTISQTLTLTLIGYAIVGTIVTVLIGQRLIWLNFNQLRREADFRYGLVHVRDNAESIAFYRGEGQESVQVRQRFLEVLRNFNLLIGWQRNLDFFTTAYNYFVIIVPAAVVAPRYFAGEIDFGSISQASFAFSQVLGALSIIVNQFTNLTGFIAGIERLAEFDEALTTPPVPPQSQIELVEKPYIALEHVSVDTPNLARRLVEDVTFALEAGESVVIMGPSGVGKSSLLRAIAGLWQSGKGRIMRPAVDEVLFLPQRPYMVLGTLRTQLLYPGGDRQTPDDILLRALDEVNLAHLPDRVGGLDVELAWDDVLSLGEQQRLAIARLLLNQRPYAILDEATSALDLANEKRVYEHIQRITRNYISVGHRESLMQYHTYVLELKGDREWKFYPVLNN, encoded by the coding sequence ATGTCGCAGCCGACCCATCGCTTTGATGCCCGTGTCTGGGGGCAGTTTCTGCGGATTGCCCAACCCTATTTTTTCCCCCGCGATCGCTGGGGCAGCAGTGTGATCTTTATCCTGCTGCTTTTTCTGGTGATTGCCCTCATGTTTGGCTTCCTCTTTGGCCTCACGGCAGCTATCACCTTTGGCCTGAATGCCCTTGCCCCCGAACTGATGGGACAAATTGCCGGCGGTCTCATGGAGATGATTCAATCTCTGTGGGCACAGCCCCTTAGCCGCAGTCTCCTGCTAGGGACAGTGATTGTTCCCCTGGGGGTCTTTGCGCTGCTGCGGCAACCCCTCCTGCTTCGCTGGCAAGCGTGGGCACTCTTGGGGCTATTGCTGATGCTTTCCCTCTCCGTGAGCGGCCTCAACGTGATTATTAGCTTTGTTGGGCGCTTCTTCCAGACGGCACTGGCGGAGAAAAATGCCGAAACCTACTGGCGATTCCTCTTCGTGTATGCTGGCGTTTTTGTGGTGGGGACGCCGATTGTTGTCATTTATCGCTACGTGCGCGAATATCTAGGGTTGCGCTGGCGGGATTGGCTCACCCGTCATTTTTTGGATCGCTATTTCCAAAATCGGGCTTACTACACCATTGAAAACCAAGGGGAAATTGATAACCCTGATCAACGGATCACTGAGGATGTCCGCTCATTTACGCAAACCTCGCTCCAGTTTTTGTTGATCATTCTTGGCGAAATTATTGACCTTATTGCCTTTAGTGGCATTCTCTGGACTATCTCACAAACCCTAACACTGACATTGATTGGCTATGCCATTGTCGGCACTATCGTCACCGTTTTAATTGGGCAACGCCTGATTTGGCTGAATTTTAACCAACTGCGCCGGGAAGCGGACTTTCGCTATGGCCTTGTCCATGTGCGCGATAATGCCGAGTCTATTGCCTTTTATCGCGGTGAAGGCCAAGAGTCCGTGCAAGTGCGTCAACGCTTTCTTGAAGTGCTGCGGAACTTTAACTTATTGATTGGCTGGCAGCGAAATCTTGATTTTTTCACGACAGCCTATAACTACTTTGTGATTATTGTGCCGGCGGCGGTGGTTGCTCCCCGCTACTTTGCCGGCGAGATTGATTTTGGTTCCATTAGCCAAGCTAGTTTTGCCTTCTCTCAGGTACTGGGGGCACTCTCAATCATTGTTAACCAGTTTACGAACCTCACGGGCTTTATTGCGGGCATTGAGCGTTTGGCAGAGTTTGATGAGGCGCTGACGACTCCCCCCGTACCACCTCAATCGCAAATTGAATTGGTGGAGAAGCCCTACATTGCCTTAGAACACGTGAGCGTAGATACACCGAATTTGGCACGGCGACTGGTGGAAGATGTCACATTTGCCCTTGAGGCGGGCGAAAGTGTTGTGATCATGGGACCTAGTGGTGTGGGTAAAAGTTCGCTGCTGCGGGCGATCGCTGGACTCTGGCAAAGTGGCAAGGGTCGCATTATGCGGCCAGCGGTGGATGAAGTGCTCTTTTTGCCCCAACGCCCCTACATGGTGCTGGGTACGCTGCGCACCCAACTGCTCTATCCCGGTGGCGATCGCCAGACCCCTGATGACATTCTTTTGCGTGCCCTTGATGAAGTGAACTTGGCCCATTTGCCCGATCGCGTGGGCGGACTCGACGTGGAATTGGCGTGGGATGATGTGCTGTCTCTTGGGGAGCAACAACGACTGGCGATCGCCCGCCTGCTGCTGAATCAGCGCCCCTACGCCATTTTGGATGAAGCCACTAGTGCCCTTGACTTAGCAAATGAAAAACGCGTCTATGAGCATATTCAGCGCATCACCCGCAACTACATCAGTGTTGGTCACCGCGAGAGCCTGATGCAGTACCACACCTATGTTTTAGAACTAAAGGGCGATCGCGAATGGAAATTTTACCCTGTACTCAACAACTGA
- a CDS encoding lysophospholipid acyltransferase family protein has product MRQQKMAPTTSHILPWLYWGLWPIHRLFLPLYFSQITIVGREHLPREGRFVLAPKHCSRWDPVILPLVWPYPLRFMTNAIEFGGVQGWFIRRLGAFAVNLDRPQPSSLRHALDILKAGQPLVIFPEGGIVRDQVIRPLRPGLARLVLQLDRPLPIFPVGIAYHPQPQFRARVALWIGSPLWTDPGQERNRKQQAQEFTQRLEAALHAAVLAARKCAQS; this is encoded by the coding sequence ATGCGCCAGCAGAAAATGGCACCGACCACATCTCACATCTTGCCGTGGCTTTATTGGGGACTTTGGCCAATTCACCGTCTATTTTTGCCCCTCTACTTTTCGCAAATAACCATTGTGGGTCGTGAGCATTTACCCAGGGAGGGTCGGTTTGTGCTTGCTCCCAAGCACTGTAGTCGTTGGGATCCCGTCATTTTGCCCTTGGTGTGGCCCTATCCGCTGCGCTTTATGACAAATGCCATTGAGTTTGGCGGCGTGCAGGGCTGGTTTATTCGCCGCCTTGGTGCCTTTGCGGTCAATCTGGATCGTCCTCAACCCAGTAGTTTGCGCCATGCCCTCGACATTCTCAAGGCTGGTCAGCCCTTGGTGATCTTTCCTGAGGGTGGAATTGTCCGGGATCAAGTGATTCGTCCCCTGAGACCTGGTCTTGCCCGCCTTGTCTTGCAGCTCGATCGCCCCCTACCGATTTTTCCCGTCGGTATTGCCTATCATCCCCAGCCACAGTTCCGTGCTCGGGTGGCGCTGTGGATTGGATCACCCCTGTGGACAGACCCTGGGCAAGAGCGCAACCGCAAGCAACAGGCTCAAGAATTCACCCAGCGGCTGGAAGCAGCCTTGCATGCAGCCGTGCTAGCGGCTCGCAAATGTGCCCAATCCTAG
- the pflA gene encoding pyruvate formate-lyase-activating protein encodes MMVSIFPEKQPKRQKVTGYIHSVETCGTVDGPGIRYVIFTQGCPLRCLYCHNPDCREPHQGKLVTVDELIADIQHYQSYLRQGGVTASGGEPLMQPEFVREIFERCHELGLHTALDTSGYVLLEAAKPVVAVTDLVLLDIKSFLPQTYRRVTGVTITPTLELAKYLDEIHKPTWIRFVLVPGLTDDPENMRGLAQFVANLRNVEKVEVLPFHKMGEYKWRQIGLPYELFDTPAASPEDVQRAIALFREYDLNVQ; translated from the coding sequence ATGATGGTTTCGATATTCCCTGAAAAACAACCCAAAAGACAAAAGGTGACAGGTTATATTCATTCGGTTGAAACCTGTGGCACGGTTGATGGTCCCGGTATCCGCTACGTCATTTTCACCCAAGGGTGTCCGCTGCGCTGCCTGTACTGCCACAATCCTGACTGCCGTGAACCCCATCAGGGGAAGCTCGTCACCGTGGATGAGCTGATTGCCGACATTCAGCACTATCAGTCCTATTTGCGCCAAGGAGGCGTGACAGCCAGTGGTGGGGAACCCCTGATGCAACCGGAGTTTGTCCGCGAAATTTTTGAGCGTTGCCACGAGTTGGGATTGCACACTGCCCTAGATACCTCAGGTTATGTCCTTCTCGAGGCGGCGAAGCCGGTGGTGGCGGTCACCGACTTAGTCTTGCTGGACATCAAGTCCTTTCTGCCGCAGACCTATCGGCGGGTTACCGGTGTCACGATTACCCCTACCTTGGAGTTGGCCAAGTACCTTGATGAGATTCACAAACCGACCTGGATCCGCTTTGTTTTGGTACCGGGGCTGACGGATGATCCCGAAAATATGCGGGGGTTGGCGCAATTTGTGGCTAATCTCCGCAATGTTGAGAAGGTGGAGGTGTTGCCTTTTCACAAGATGGGGGAATACAAATGGCGGCAGATAGGGTTGCCCTATGAACTCTTTGATACCCCAGCCGCTAGTCCAGAGGATGTGCAGCGGGCGATCGCCCTCTTTCGGGAATATGACCTCAATGTTCAATAA
- the adhE gene encoding bifunctional acetaldehyde-CoA/alcohol dehydrogenase translates to MNAPTLTSDPPVQSLADLEGLIERVQRAQSQYAQFTQEQVDHIFHEAAMAANQARIPLAKQAVAETGMGVVEDKVIKNHFASEYIYNKYKNEKTCGVIEDDPIFGIQKIAEPVGIIAGVVPVTNPTSTTIFKALIALKTRNGIIFSPHPRAKACTVAAAKVVLDAAVAAGAPPDIIGWIDEPTIELSQALMQHPQIKLILATGGPGMVKAAYSSGHPAIGVGAGNTPVLIDATADIPTAVSSILLSKAFDNGMICASEQAVIVVDEIYDALKAEFQRRGAYLLSPEERQQVAQLLLKDGRLNAAIVGQSAATIAAMANIQVPPETRVLIGEVSEVGPQEPFSYEKLCPVLALYRAPQFHKGVEIAAQLVNFGGKGHTSVLYTDPRNQDDIAYFKYRMQTARVLINTPSSQGAIGDLYNFKLDPSLTLGCGTWGGNVTSENVGPRHLLNIKTVSDRRENMLWFRVPPKIYFKPGCLPIALRELAGKKRAFLVTDKPLFDLGITEPIVHTLEELGIKYDIFHEVEPDPTLSTVNRGLGLLRQYQPDVIVAVGGGSPMDAAKVMWLLYEHPEVEFDGLAMRFMDIRKRVYQLPPLGQKAILVAIPTTSGTGSEVTPFAVVTDDRVGIKYPLADYALTPTMAIVDPDLVLHMPKKLTAYGGIDALTHALEAYVSVLSTEFTEGLALEAIKLLFTYLPRAYRLGAADPEAREKVHYAATIAGMAFANAFLGVCHSLAHKLGSTFHVPHGLANALMISHVIRYNATDAPLKQAIFPQYKYPQAKERYAQIADFLELGGTTPEEKVERLIAAIEDLKAQLEIPATIKEALNSEDQAFYEQVESMAELAFDDQCTGANPRYPLIQDLKELYILAYMGCRRDAAAYYGGEATGS, encoded by the coding sequence ATGAATGCCCCAACCTTGACCAGTGACCCCCCCGTTCAAAGCCTTGCCGATCTGGAAGGGCTGATTGAGCGCGTCCAACGGGCGCAGAGTCAGTACGCCCAATTTACCCAAGAGCAAGTGGATCACATTTTCCACGAAGCAGCCATGGCGGCCAACCAAGCCCGGATTCCCCTGGCCAAACAAGCCGTAGCCGAAACGGGCATGGGGGTTGTCGAAGATAAAGTTATTAAAAATCACTTTGCTTCGGAATACATCTACAACAAGTACAAAAATGAGAAAACCTGCGGCGTCATTGAGGATGACCCCATCTTTGGTATCCAAAAAATTGCTGAACCGGTGGGGATCATTGCCGGTGTGGTGCCGGTCACGAACCCCACTTCAACGACCATCTTTAAGGCACTGATTGCCCTGAAGACTCGCAATGGCATTATCTTTTCGCCCCACCCCCGGGCAAAGGCCTGTACGGTTGCAGCGGCCAAGGTAGTGTTGGATGCAGCGGTCGCTGCCGGCGCACCCCCCGATATTATTGGCTGGATTGATGAGCCGACGATTGAACTCTCCCAAGCCCTGATGCAGCACCCGCAGATCAAGCTGATTTTGGCCACGGGGGGACCAGGTATGGTCAAGGCAGCCTATTCCTCTGGCCATCCGGCGATCGGGGTCGGGGCCGGGAATACCCCCGTGCTCATTGATGCCACAGCCGATATTCCCACGGCAGTGAGTTCGATTCTCCTCAGTAAGGCCTTTGACAATGGCATGATCTGTGCCTCGGAGCAGGCAGTGATTGTTGTGGATGAGATTTATGACGCACTTAAAGCTGAGTTTCAACGGCGAGGGGCCTACCTTCTCTCCCCTGAGGAACGGCAGCAGGTGGCACAACTACTGCTGAAGGATGGTCGCCTCAATGCCGCCATTGTTGGTCAATCGGCCGCCACCATTGCCGCAATGGCCAATATCCAAGTACCGCCAGAAACCCGGGTACTCATTGGCGAGGTGAGTGAAGTGGGGCCGCAGGAGCCATTTTCCTATGAGAAACTCTGTCCGGTATTGGCGTTATATCGGGCACCCCAGTTCCATAAAGGGGTGGAGATTGCGGCCCAGTTGGTGAATTTTGGGGGCAAGGGGCATACATCTGTGCTCTATACCGATCCCCGCAATCAAGATGATATTGCCTATTTCAAATACCGCATGCAAACGGCGCGGGTTCTGATTAACACCCCTTCTTCCCAGGGGGCAATTGGCGATCTCTACAACTTCAAGTTAGATCCGTCGCTAACCCTTGGTTGTGGTACGTGGGGCGGCAACGTCACATCGGAAAATGTTGGTCCCCGTCACTTGCTGAATATTAAAACGGTGAGCGATCGCCGGGAAAATATGCTTTGGTTTCGGGTGCCGCCCAAGATCTACTTCAAACCCGGCTGTTTGCCCATTGCCCTGCGGGAGCTGGCGGGGAAAAAACGCGCCTTCCTCGTGACGGATAAACCCCTCTTTGACTTGGGGATCACTGAACCGATTGTCCATACCCTCGAAGAACTGGGCATCAAGTATGACATCTTCCATGAAGTGGAACCAGATCCAACCCTCAGTACCGTTAACCGCGGTCTAGGGTTGCTGCGGCAATATCAGCCGGATGTGATTGTTGCTGTGGGGGGTGGCTCACCTATGGATGCAGCCAAGGTGATGTGGCTGTTGTATGAGCATCCGGAGGTGGAGTTTGACGGCCTTGCGATGCGCTTCATGGATATTCGCAAGCGGGTGTATCAACTGCCTCCCTTGGGTCAAAAGGCAATCCTGGTGGCTATTCCCACCACCTCGGGGACGGGTTCAGAGGTGACCCCCTTTGCCGTGGTTACCGACGATCGCGTGGGGATTAAATATCCCTTGGCAGACTATGCCCTTACGCCAACGATGGCGATTGTGGATCCCGACTTGGTGCTGCACATGCCCAAGAAACTGACGGCCTACGGTGGCATTGATGCGCTGACCCATGCCCTGGAGGCCTATGTGTCGGTGCTCTCGACGGAGTTTACGGAGGGACTGGCTCTAGAGGCCATTAAACTGCTCTTTACCTACCTACCCCGTGCCTATCGCTTGGGGGCGGCGGATCCGGAGGCACGGGAGAAGGTCCACTATGCGGCGACGATCGCTGGCATGGCCTTTGCGAATGCCTTCTTGGGGGTCTGCCACTCGCTGGCCCACAAACTAGGCTCCACCTTCCACGTGCCCCACGGCTTGGCGAATGCACTCATGATTTCCCATGTGATTCGCTACAATGCCACGGATGCTCCCCTGAAGCAGGCGATTTTCCCGCAGTACAAGTATCCCCAAGCGAAGGAGCGCTATGCCCAAATTGCCGACTTCCTCGAATTGGGGGGCACGACCCCAGAGGAAAAAGTGGAGCGTCTCATTGCGGCAATTGAGGATTTGAAAGCCCAATTAGAAATTCCCGCCACGATTAAGGAGGCCCTCAACAGTGAGGATCAAGCGTTCTATGAGCAGGTGGAGAGCATGGCCGAACTGGCCTTTGACGATCAGTGCACGGGGGCCAATCCCCGCTATCCGCTGATCCAAGACCTCAAGGAGTTGTATATCCTGGCCTATATGGGGTGTCGGCGGGATGCGGCAGCCTACTATGGGGGGGAGGCAACGGGGAGTTGA
- a CDS encoding lipoate--protein ligase family protein, with amino-acid sequence MWRYIPPFAAPAKVQMAVDSWLWQRSDRPCLRFYTWSPPAISLGYRQGQIPEQWQHLHWQGQPVELVRRPTGGRAVLHQGDLTYSLVVWGLGQRRRQVYADLCQFLKGGFERLGWPLQLGEGGYGANAPINCFAQATVADLVLPTGEKVIGSAQAWRGDRVLQHGSIVLTPDPNLWQEVFGSVPHRQSLPPLAVVQEALLEAFEAQWQVSLTPEPLSDREWQEIKRILN; translated from the coding sequence ATGTGGCGTTATATTCCCCCCTTTGCAGCTCCAGCGAAGGTGCAAATGGCGGTGGATTCCTGGCTCTGGCAGCGGAGCGATCGCCCCTGTCTGCGGTTTTATACCTGGTCACCGCCCGCGATTTCCCTGGGCTACCGTCAAGGGCAAATTCCGGAGCAGTGGCAACACCTGCACTGGCAGGGACAACCGGTGGAGCTGGTGCGGCGACCTACTGGGGGGCGCGCGGTTTTACATCAAGGGGATCTGACCTACTCTTTGGTGGTGTGGGGGTTGGGGCAACGGCGCCGGCAGGTCTATGCCGATCTGTGTCAATTTCTCAAGGGGGGATTTGAGCGCCTAGGGTGGCCACTGCAGTTGGGAGAGGGAGGCTATGGCGCCAACGCACCCATCAATTGCTTTGCCCAGGCAACGGTGGCCGATTTAGTTTTACCGACTGGCGAGAAGGTCATTGGCAGTGCCCAAGCCTGGCGGGGCGATCGCGTCCTGCAGCACGGTTCGATTGTCCTTACCCCTGATCCCAATCTATGGCAGGAAGTATTTGGCAGCGTTCCCCATCGGCAGTCCCTTCCCCCTTTGGCGGTGGTGCAAGAGGCCCTTTTGGAGGCCTTTGAGGCGCAGTGGCAGGTGAGCCTGACCCCAGAACCCTTGAGCGATCGCGAGTGGCAAGAGATTAAGAGAATTTTGAACTGA
- the nadA gene encoding quinolinate synthase NadA, translating into MFATLAAPQPPLPLDLVAAIQDLKRELNAVILAHYYQDPAIQDVADYIGDSLGLSRQAASTNADVIVFAGVHFMAETAKILNPDKLVLLPDLAAGCSLADSCPADAFAAFKAQYPDHWVISYINCSAEIKALSDIICTSSNAVKIVQQLPPDQPLIFAPDRNLGRYVMAQTGRQMVLWEGSCIVHETFSERRILELKATYPNAQVIAHPECEEAVLRHANFIGSTTALLNYSQTEDCDTFIVVTEPGILHQMQRRNPQKTFIPAPPQDQTCNCNECPFMRLNTLEKLYLCMRDRKPQIELPEDLRLAALKPIQRMLEMS; encoded by the coding sequence GTGTTTGCTACCCTTGCTGCCCCCCAACCCCCCCTTCCCCTTGATCTGGTGGCCGCTATCCAGGACCTGAAGCGGGAACTGAACGCGGTCATTCTGGCGCACTACTACCAAGACCCGGCCATTCAGGATGTGGCCGATTACATTGGTGATTCCTTGGGGCTCTCACGGCAGGCGGCCAGTACTAATGCTGACGTCATTGTCTTTGCAGGGGTGCATTTCATGGCGGAAACCGCCAAGATCCTCAACCCCGATAAGTTAGTACTGCTGCCCGATTTGGCGGCGGGCTGTTCTTTAGCAGATAGTTGTCCTGCAGATGCCTTTGCTGCTTTTAAGGCGCAGTATCCTGACCATTGGGTGATTTCCTACATCAACTGCTCTGCCGAAATTAAGGCCCTCAGTGACATTATCTGCACCAGTTCGAATGCGGTGAAAATTGTCCAGCAGTTGCCGCCGGATCAACCCTTGATTTTTGCCCCCGATCGCAACCTTGGCCGCTACGTGATGGCGCAAACGGGTCGGCAAATGGTGCTTTGGGAGGGCAGTTGTATTGTCCATGAAACCTTCTCAGAGCGACGTATCCTCGAACTCAAGGCCACCTACCCCAACGCTCAGGTCATTGCCCACCCCGAATGCGAAGAGGCGGTGCTGCGCCATGCCAATTTCATTGGTTCAACAACCGCCCTGCTCAACTACAGCCAAACTGAAGATTGTGACACGTTTATCGTTGTCACTGAGCCGGGGATTCTCCACCAGATGCAGCGGCGCAACCCTCAGAAAACCTTTATTCCTGCACCGCCTCAGGATCAGACCTGCAATTGTAATGAGTGCCCCTTTATGCGTCTGAATACCCTAGAAAAGCTCTATTTGTGTATGCGCGATCGCAAGCCCCAAATTGAGCTGCCCGAGGACCTGCGCCTTGCGGCCCTCAAGCCCATCCAACGCATGCTGGAAATGTCCTAA
- the crtD gene encoding C-3',4' desaturase CrtD yields MAKHVVVIGGGIGGLTTAALLARRGYRVQLFEQAAQLGGCASTFQRRGFTFDVGATQVAGLEPGGIHAQIFAELEMPLPPATPCDPACAVYLPQETTPIHVWRDRDRWRLERQRHFPGSERFWQGLEQLFAISWRFQQRQPILPPRNGFDLWQLVQALRPDTLLTVPFSLMTVTDWLNLCGLGSDRRLRQFLDLQLKLYSQVDASETALLYAATALCLSQEPHGLYHLHGSMQVLSDLLANALRRDGGQIYTRHRVHDIAVEGGRAVAVQVENLKTKTLERVEADHIVANVPAQNLPQLLGDALPPGYARRLKRLPPASGAFVLYLGVKEAAIPEVCPPHLQFLYDPQGPIGENNSLFVSVSQPQDGRAPQGYRTLIASSFTEPNFWRQPDLDYTATKAQYTQTALERLGEFFDLRPEYIVHCEAATPRTFWRYTARIDGIVGGISQRLSTFGPFGLASRTPIPHLWLVGDSVHPGEGTAGVSYGARALVQQVVASDSNFGKSHYNRGTLRLIN; encoded by the coding sequence ATGGCAAAGCATGTGGTCGTCATTGGCGGCGGCATTGGTGGTCTGACGACAGCAGCCTTGTTGGCCCGACGGGGCTACCGCGTTCAACTATTTGAACAGGCGGCCCAATTAGGCGGCTGTGCTTCAACCTTTCAGCGGCGTGGCTTTACCTTTGATGTGGGTGCCACCCAAGTGGCGGGTCTGGAGCCGGGGGGGATCCATGCCCAGATTTTTGCTGAATTGGAGATGCCTCTGCCGCCCGCAACCCCCTGTGACCCCGCCTGTGCGGTGTATCTGCCGCAGGAAACAACGCCCATTCATGTTTGGCGCGATCGCGATCGCTGGCGACTAGAACGTCAACGCCACTTTCCCGGCAGTGAGCGATTTTGGCAAGGCCTTGAACAACTTTTTGCCATTAGTTGGCGATTTCAGCAGCGGCAGCCAATTTTGCCCCCCCGCAATGGCTTTGATCTGTGGCAACTGGTGCAAGCCCTCCGTCCCGATACCCTCCTCACGGTGCCCTTCAGTCTAATGACGGTAACCGATTGGCTGAATCTCTGTGGTCTGGGGAGCGATCGCCGGCTGCGGCAATTTCTGGATCTGCAACTCAAGCTCTACTCCCAAGTGGACGCCAGTGAAACAGCATTGCTCTATGCGGCCACCGCCCTCTGCCTTTCCCAGGAGCCCCACGGTCTTTACCATCTCCACGGCAGTATGCAGGTTCTCAGTGATTTGCTAGCCAATGCCTTGCGGCGGGATGGCGGCCAAATCTACACCCGTCATCGGGTGCATGACATTGCAGTCGAGGGAGGGCGTGCCGTCGCCGTCCAGGTGGAAAACCTAAAAACAAAAACCTTGGAGCGCGTTGAAGCCGATCACATTGTGGCCAATGTCCCTGCCCAAAACCTGCCCCAACTCCTTGGCGATGCCCTTCCCCCTGGCTATGCCCGCCGCCTAAAAAGACTGCCTCCGGCCTCCGGTGCCTTTGTCCTCTATCTGGGAGTGAAGGAGGCCGCCATTCCGGAAGTCTGTCCACCCCACCTGCAATTTCTCTACGATCCTCAGGGGCCAATTGGCGAAAACAACTCCCTCTTTGTTTCTGTGAGTCAACCCCAGGATGGCCGTGCTCCCCAGGGCTATCGTACCCTGATTGCCTCCAGTTTTACTGAACCGAATTTCTGGCGGCAGCCCGACTTAGATTACACCGCCACCAAGGCACAATATACCCAAACAGCTCTGGAACGCCTAGGGGAATTCTTTGATCTGCGGCCTGAGTACATTGTCCACTGCGAAGCGGCCACTCCCCGCACCTTCTGGCGCTACACGGCACGAATAGATGGCATTGTCGGTGGCATCAGTCAACGCCTGAGTACCTTTGGCCCCTTTGGCTTGGCAAGCCGCACCCCCATTCCCCACCTGTGGTTAGTGGGAGATTCCGTGCATCCGGGGGAAGGCACTGCCGGCGTCAGCTATGGTGCCCGTGCCCTTGTCCAACAGGTGGTTGCCAGTGATAGCAATTTTGGTAAAAGTCACTATAATAGAGGGACACTGAGGCTAATCAATTGA
- the hisIE gene encoding bifunctional phosphoribosyl-AMP cyclohydrolase/phosphoribosyl-ATP diphosphatase HisIE, whose protein sequence is MPATALSLPLDEIRYDERGLVPAIVQDYLDGTVLMLAWMNRESLQKTLETGRTWFWSRSRQELWPKGETSGHVQWVKSIRYDCDSDALLLTVEQVGHIACHTGERSCFHRHGAKGESIEPPPADTLSQVYNIVCQRRDFPQLQSYTSSLFTAGDNKILKKLGEETAEVVMACKDDDPEAIASEVADLFYHTLVALAYHRVSLRQVYEQLQLRRR, encoded by the coding sequence ATGCCCGCCACTGCCCTTAGCCTCCCCCTAGATGAGATTCGTTACGATGAACGGGGTTTAGTGCCAGCCATTGTCCAAGACTATTTGGACGGCACTGTACTGATGCTGGCGTGGATGAATCGAGAATCGCTACAGAAAACCCTTGAGACTGGTCGCACGTGGTTTTGGAGTCGATCGCGCCAAGAATTGTGGCCGAAGGGGGAAACCTCTGGCCATGTGCAGTGGGTAAAAAGTATCCGCTATGACTGCGATAGTGATGCGCTATTGCTCACTGTAGAGCAGGTGGGGCACATTGCCTGCCACACAGGCGAGCGTAGTTGTTTTCACCGCCATGGTGCCAAGGGGGAATCGATTGAGCCACCGCCTGCCGACACTCTCTCACAGGTGTATAACATTGTTTGCCAGCGGCGGGATTTCCCGCAGTTGCAGTCCTACACGTCTAGCCTATTCACTGCCGGGGATAACAAAATTCTCAAGAAGCTGGGAGAAGAAACGGCAGAAGTTGTCATGGCCTGCAAAGACGATGATCCAGAGGCGATCGCCAGCGAGGTAGCAGACTTGTTTTACCACACCCTGGTTGCCTTGGCCTATCATCGGGTGTCTTTGCGGCAGGTCTATGAGCAGCTTCAGTTGCGGCGGCGCTAG
- a CDS encoding PHP domain-containing protein, translated as MTLAALMVTQAETLRGLFRTLTATSCPYRYNFHLHTICSDGQLTPQQVAQQAMIHGLKGFAITDHHALEGYFQARTYVEAYPGTDRPQVYTGIEITAQLLDTEVHILGYGFDPHAPILHRYAMGSAPEGEWAQAERVIAALHEAGGLAILAHPARYRLPAEQLIPAAVARGIDGVETYYCYGNPEPWESTPETTALVHRLAVEHQLLETCGTDTHGQDILVRR; from the coding sequence ATGACCCTTGCTGCACTGATGGTGACGCAGGCTGAGACTCTCCGTGGTCTCTTTCGGACGTTGACGGCAACCAGTTGTCCCTATCGCTATAACTTTCATCTCCACACGATTTGTTCGGATGGCCAGCTAACACCGCAGCAAGTGGCGCAACAGGCAATGATCCACGGTCTGAAAGGTTTTGCCATTACCGATCACCACGCCCTCGAGGGTTACTTTCAGGCGCGAACATACGTAGAAGCCTATCCAGGAACGGACCGCCCCCAGGTTTACACGGGTATTGAAATTACCGCCCAACTGCTTGATACCGAAGTACATATCCTTGGCTATGGCTTTGACCCCCATGCCCCAATCCTGCATCGCTATGCCATGGGCAGCGCCCCCGAAGGCGAATGGGCCCAGGCGGAGCGGGTGATTGCGGCTCTCCATGAGGCGGGCGGCTTGGCAATTTTGGCGCACCCGGCTCGCTATCGTCTACCTGCTGAACAATTGATTCCTGCTGCCGTAGCCCGGGGAATTGATGGGGTAGAAACCTACTATTGCTACGGCAATCCTGAGCCGTGGGAATCGACACCAGAAACTACCGCTTTGGTACACAGGCTGGCCGTTGAACACCAGCTTCTAGAGACCTGCGGCACGGATACCCACGGCCAAGATATTCTTGTGCGCCGATGA